One window of the Leptospiraceae bacterium genome contains the following:
- the rpmJ gene encoding 50S ribosomal protein L36, with protein sequence MKVRASVKKICSDCKIIRRKGVVRVICKNPKHKQRQG encoded by the coding sequence ATGAAAGTTAGAGCTTCAGTGAAGAAAATTTGCAGTGATTGTAAAATCATTCGAAGAAAAGGAGTGGTTCGAGTAATTTGTAAAAACCCAAAGCATAAGCAAAGGCAGGGGTAA